The genomic DNA TAATATAATGTATGATTTAATGGTTGAGTCTTTTTCGATACACTTGTGTTCCATATAAATAAGGTATACTCATTTAGTTACCTACAAAGTGTACCGCTTACTTTATTTGTCTGGGTGTTTATGAACAGTGAGGAAAATCTCAAGTCCATTGTGCCCATATCTAAAGTCAAGAGCAAAGCCCATCACTGGACCAACAGAATTCTCCACGAGTACAAGGTGAGGTGCTCATCACATACACACCGCTGTATCCCAGTCACAATGTAGAACACTTCCAAAAGCACCAATCAGTGATCCAACATGTCTTTGTGTTGGTTATTATTGTGATTGAGATGGCTTCTGTTCCCGGTGTTCCTGTGTAGAATCTGAGCACTAGTGAGGGTGTAAGTAAGGAGATGCACCACCTGCAGCGCCTCTTCCTGCAGAACTGCTGGGACATCCCCACCTATGGGGCGGCCTTCTTCACGGGACAGGTCTACACCAAGGCCAGCTCCAGCAACCACAAGGTCATCCGTGTCTACGTTGGGGTCAATACCAGAGGCCTGCATCTTATGAATATGGAGACCAAGGTACCAACATGACATTCATGTTGTTTCTTCATTCATCTATCAGTTTGGCCAATGGATTTGAAACACCTAATCTGTATCTAAAGTTGCAGTGCTTTTCTGTTTTGTGGAAAAAACTCtaccttactgtgtgtgtgcgttttttttttttggttttaagGTGCTGCTTATCAGTCTGGAATACGGGTCATTTATGTGGCAGTTGGGTCAAGCTGACCTGTACTTCCAGATCCATAGCGTCCAGAACAAGATGAACTTCATTGTGCACACCAAACAGGTGAGTTCAGCGATGAGGACCATGAAAGTAGTGCTCCACAGCGCTCTGAGATTGGAGCATTGTCATGCGGTAATCAGCCTCCCTGTACAGCACCACTGTCTCAgggcaaatgttttttttttagtagtagtatattttttgggctttttgcctttattcggaTTGGACAGTGACGATGGACAGGAagcaggtgggagagagagagagatggggtgggatcgggaattggccgcaggtcggattcgaacctgggtccccgttgGCACTTGGATCCGTACATGGTATGGGCTGTAGCCTATTGCGCCACAGTGCCCCGAGCAAATGTTTTTTAGCCTTGGGCTTACACACACCCAATGTCACTATGTCCTGATACAATTCAGAAGGAGACGTACAATAGAACAAAGGCAGTACTATAAAGAGACTGTCAGCCAAGGGCAAAGAAACGATGCAGAATTTCTATTGATTGATGAGAATGCCTTTTCATTGTTTCAGGCTGGCCTTATAGTGAAGCTGCTGATGAAGTTGAGTGGGCAAATCGTTCCAAACGACAGACTTTCTGCAGACAAATATGCTTACGGTTAACCCCAGAGCTTcatgatgtgtgttgtgtgttttactTTGTATTTTTATAAAATTGTTGCTTATTTACTTTtatgtcacttttttttttacttatacTCCAAAAACAATAATGCTGAAATGTAATACCCAGTACTATTCATGtcatgttagtttttttttttgtttctaagCATTACAAATGGCTTGTTTTCATTGTAATATTTTTCCATGGAATGTAAATATGTGTATTTAATGGTTCTGTtttattaaaatgaataatataTCCACTAACTGATATAGAAGCCtgctttattttgttttttatttctggAGATGTAGTAAAGGTCTAAAATGATGCAAGCATTACAATGCGACACATCTTTAGAATCTAAAGGGTGAGATATGCATATTAACAATGAGCTGTAGAGCTGCACAAGTAATCGATTTTTAATCGAAATCACAATTTGAACTAATGAAATTTGCTAATTGCAAAGGCTGCAATTAAATGTGCAGCTCACAACTCTATACCAATGGTTAATCTTCTcatctattatttttttattcatgtcATACTCCTTGTGACAAGACAGTGAAGCTCACCTAAAAGGAGTGCTGTGTTTCCTATGTACTAGGCAtactcaccaatcagaagtggccGAAGTTAAAGCCACATTTTTAATATTGAACTAAAGCTTGACTTTCAAAAATTATATAACAAATCAAATTGCATTATCTGtcaaaaaaataacaattagATCTTTTCCCCAAATCATGTCGTCCTAATTAGCTGCAATGCTGAAAAACTCTAAGTTTTATCTAAGGTTTGTGGCATGACTGCTTCAATTAACgttattttaatttgattttgaAGCACATTTTAGATTTCAAAAGGCACATTTATTGTCCATTTGTTGTGAATGCTGAGGGAAGTCATTCTGCCAGGCCTTGAACCTGGTTTTATGGCATATGAAACCTGCCCCCTGACTAGGCTTGTTGGTATTGCTGTCTGCACATATACACAACCGCGGTGACCCCATCACACCACCTCTTCAGGAAGTGCATCCCACACAGGCCTCCCACACATCCCAGATTGCTCCTCAGACCCTAGTGTGAGACCCATGTCTGAGGTCCCTCTGCCTGGGCTGCCCTTATGGCTCCTATTTAGTATGCTTCCAATGGCCTCATGGCAAACCATCCAACTTCATCACATCATCACAAAGTCAAAGAGAAAGGGTTTGTTGGTATGGCAGTAACAGTGCAATATTGATGGTGACTGCAGACTTTTTCCTAACCTATAAATAATATTTGTACTGAAGTAAAGTTTACATTTCTGTAAAGTTTATAGTTTATTTATCTACATAGTGGATGAATGTTCCTCATGTCCAACAAAATGTGGATACAAATTCAACCCTTCATCAAAGCACAATACACTTATAAAGTTTGATAAATTAAGCAAGTTCTTGACAAGGGGTGGTACAGGATTTTTTCCAAATTGTTGGTTTTCTGGCATGGGATGACCCAAAGTAGTTTTAATGTCAGAGATTCCATGCTCTCTTTATTAcaattttatttgaaatatatcaATAGTCTacagcagtggttttcaaagtgggggccgggagggggtgccaggggggcctcagcaagttggatggaaaaataaaagcaacaaataaatacatttgaaaaatacaatgccattataataatttgttgcatatctgaacattatattttccatgataagaattgggaataatagtagagtgatagctctcatatagcagaaagccccaaatgcaatttttacacacggtatgctccatcgcaaagtgcttgtggctaaaataattattaggattagcttaatgtatttttacatttgccgtagtattgttgaTGGGTTTagtaacacatcaagggggtccttggccagaacctagttgtatttggggggccttgtcgtggaaaagtttgggaacccctggtctaCAGTACTGTCAGCCTATTTTTTAAGCTCAGTAGGCATACCAACAACGAGTAAAACGTGCCATGCAAAATGTTTGACATAACTTTTACAGTCTGCACCTTATCAAAAAGTGTGTGAATTCCAAAAGCATGCTTGTTGTGTTTAACACCTGTCTCATTAACTGTATTTCTGAATGAGTCATAGAGTGGAAATGTGTCTCATTTCTGAGGTCACGGGACACTTGACCTTATGCTTTCAAGTGCTAATCAGATAAGGAAATGTAAAACAGGAACTTATCAACATGGTAACCATGGCAGCTTCCTATACAAGATAAGACCCATATAAGATAAGTAGCAATTAATCAAAATCCATTGTAGTTGCTCATTCATGAGTTATTTTCATTGTCCATCAGTAACTGTTCATCAGTACTTTTGTTGAATCCTTACCACCATATGATAGGCCAGCACTACATCACATCAAATGTGTGGCATTCACAACATACGATTATGGGGGTCCATAATTAGTAATATTCTGTTCAATCATAGTGTGGAATCAGTTCAACTACGGACACCAAGGTTGCCAAGTAGCTGCCGAGAAACCAACTCAGTCCAGTACATATTCCAGTAATCAGTGTTTGATATGACAAAATGGTTAATCTGCGTCACCTTTCCTTCACCTTTTCCTTCACCTTTCACATTTTCCCATCAGGGTGTTGACAGAATAGCCATTGATATATGTTAACAATGTAATCTGAGATGAATATATATTAGCATTTGATAGTTATACTTACATAACCTTGCTGGCAAATTGCTGATTGGTTACCGACTGGAAATCCGACAGAATTTAAGGCACACTCACCTAGTTCCCATCACTTCACTCACCAAGCTAAGGTAAAGGCATTCTTATTAATATCACTGGCTCGAGTTATTACATATATTTTGTTCTAAGTGGTTTTAGACTTTTACCATCTGTTAGTATTGGTTGAATAGTATAAATAGTTGAATAGTATTTCCTTATGATCCATCACCGTCTCTGTTTTCAGACTGAAGCCATGGACACGAAAGCCATTTTTAGTATCATCgtccctctgctcctctgcgGTAAGCCTGAATATGTTCTAATTGTTGTTTTCATTACAAATATCAACACTCTTGTTATACAAGTTGCAAAAACAATTTGCATGTGCATCCCATAGACAATCTGAGCCACAATGTGTAAACTCTCATGAGATTCTTGCATAACCTTTCATGTTATTAATGTGTAAATTTTGGAAACTGATTCACTAATTTCTGTAATCGCAAATTCCTACATTTAAGTCTAAATGTCTCTGTTTAGGGCACAGCTCTGCAGGGCCTGCTGTTTTCCCCACCCAGACAGGAACTTGCTGGGCCATGGGTGACCCTCATTTCCGCACGTTTGATGGCTATTTCTACAACTTCATGGGAAACTGCACCTACATCATGAGCAAGAACTGTGATATAGACTATCACCATCCCCCCTTTGAGGTTGATGTCACAAACAAGGTCTTGCCTAATTCTCGGCTCACTGCAGTCAGTGAGGTCACCATCAACATCTACGGCTTCAAAATCCAAATGGTTCGGTCACAACTTGGCAGAATAACAGTAAGTACCAAAGCAGttgctattttgttttgttgcattCTCAATCATATACATGCTAAACTCGTCACATGAACAAACTGGTTGTTTCAGGTCAATGGTCAGGTGTGGGTTCTGCCAGTCTCATTCACCAACACCCTGGGAACAATCAAGATGGCGCAGAGTGGTCTTTCAGTGGTGCTGTGGGTGGACTTTGGGATGACCGTGCAGTACGACTGGGAAGAGTATGTGGCAGTGACCATGCCCAGTGGCTTCATGGGAAAAGTCTGTGGTCTGTGTGGCAATTTCAACGGAAACAAGGAAGACGACCTCGCCTTGTCCAATGGCACTCTGACTAAAAGTGTCACTGAATTGGGTCGGAGCTGGATGGTTCCAAGCGTAGAGGGTGAAGACTACTGCCAGGACGAGTGCACAGGCGAATGCACAGAGTGCAGCTTTGGCAAGCGTATGGCAGCCGATATGTTCTGTGGTGTGATGACACCCATTCTGGACTTCCAGTTCAGGGACTGCCATGCCCTCATCGACCCCAGTATCTTTTTTGACATGTGCAAGTTTGACCACTGCAGGGGCGGCGGACTGAAGGACTACCTGTGCAGGATACTGCAGGTGTATACTGATGCCTGCCAGAGAGCTGGGATCAAAGTCCATAACTGGAGACACCTGGCACGATGTGGTGAGTATCCTTCAGGTTGATCTTGCAGGTTGATAAATATAATTGGGGATCTGAACAGTGAAAATGTCCTTAAAAACACAGAAAGCTCGAACTAATTCTTGGGAGTTATGAGATTATGAACCAGCATTTAAAATCCTTCAGTCAATGTTTCTTGTACTGAATGACAattctgttgttgttttacAGCTGATCCTAACTGTCCAGCGAACAGCCATTTTGAACAGTGTGGAGATGCATGCCAACCCACGTGTCTTGGCAACACAACATGTGACATCCCTTGTGTTCAGACTTGTATCTGTGATGAGGGCTACATACGCAGTGGCAACAAATGTATCAGCAAAACTAAGCTCTGCTTAGACAACAAATTAGTTGAATAAAACATTttcttatatttatatatttgattatataaGAAGAAAATGAATGCTGCATCAAATATTCTACTTGAATAAATAAGGTACTATTTCACAGCTGCTTGTCCTTTCTCAGTTTCTTTTATATGCAGCGGGCTAGCTAATCAGTTACATTTGcaggcctagcctactacagCCTCACACAGTGGTAGAATCAAAAATATGCTTACATATTTGATTTCACTCGATATGAGTGGATAAATGAATGATGAGTTAGAtctgtttacatttattaaactttgataCTAGGTCTACTTACTTgagcatttacatttttatgttaTTTTGACTTCTTTCTAAACATCTTTTGACAGGTTTAGTTAGGCCTactaactagaaatgcaattccaatgTTAAATATTATACagagttaaaacagataatgcagAGATAGTTaatggtgttgctagggtagacatggtggttgctatgcaaaataaagTGGTAGCTATACTGGTTGCTAgaataatcatgttggttgctatggtggttgctaggatgACATTATGGTGGTGATTGCCACTGTTACCATCTAGTTGGCCTATAATCACATGCTTGACATCTTTGGAAAGCTGAGTTATTAGGAAATAATCAAAATAACTGTGTGAAGTACTGACACAGacttacagaggctagaatattgttttttctttctgtcggaTAACAAGTATCTCTGaattgaccacatttcagccctctaggtcacttgatatgagtttgaaacacaactaagccctagcaccaggtcttgtgaaacTATGTGTacaagtagatcaatatagaatgtaTAGAACACATGAGTATTTTTAGACCATCATTTGCAAaagtatgctcatgcgttttgtaaaatgcccaaTGGAAACTCCCTTTTCCCcatatgaacccctttgtgtagaaccATAATCTTgatctcaaatgaaaggtaacactctgaagtttcatgcttgcatttgggTAGGGGTAATATGGAATGACCAcccaaaatatggaataattacacacaaatatctatttttgaaaatatatgttggttcaattggtgtgtataagatggactacaAGATGGACTACTACTACTATGAATTATTGTGGACATttcaagacccaatatgctACATCTACTTCTTTCTAAGGTTATACACAAGGCTAGAGGGTAGGGAAGCAccggtgggtgctacacataaATATGTTGTCATGTATAGATTCCAAGAGaagagtccaagctttcaaatggtgtataatattATATGACTGCATAAAATGACTTAGAATCTTGGTGGGGGATAAATGGGAACTGGttgctgttggtagcatcggctaactagcgccagattttggagtgcaggggacaagccgagatgggctatgagacatacgttcacactcggtatcatgtttcaatacactttaggtcaatatcacaccggaattctcctttaattgcaTTTGTAACCATTACTATAAAGACATCTATAAAGACATCTACCATGATGTCCCACTGACATTACAACTTTAAGTGCTCTATTTACTGTCGTAACCATGGTAACATTGTTTTGATAGCCTCAAAGttacaatgtagcctaacttcAGTCACAGAGTTTACCGGTTCAGAAtgaaaaacaaacttttaacTTAGGCTATTAAATCTAAACAACAGGCTGTAACAGGCTGAGACTGCTCCGCTGGAGACTTAACTGACAAGATACTCGTAAGCCAGTTATTTTCGATTAAATATCGCCATATAAATTCGTAGCCCATTGACCAGACATTGCGAGCAGCCAACGTTAGCTTATTGCTctctaggctaggcctataacctatgtttttttgtaatatgttattttttgtaggcctacacactgctATGTATTGTATACTATTTGTACTTCTATTCAAAGCTGTTCTAATATATTGCTTGCAGGCAACACGGGGGCTTGCTGAAATCATCATGACTGAGGACTTATTTAAAATGGAGATCTGTCAAAACTCCTCTTTACTTCTGGAGAGCAAGAGATTGAAACATGTCCCTGTGAAGCTACTGCATGGCAGTAATGTGAAGTATATTTCTGTTGCTAACAATGATCTTAAATCTCTCCCCAGAGAAATAGGTAAtatgacacatttggaaatccTATCAGTGCAGGGAAACAAGCTCACATCACTCCCTTCATCACTGCAGATGTTAGGTAGTAGTCTCAAAGCACTCAATATTAGTGACAATCAAATTGGGACACTTCCAGAGGAGATATGTAATCTGAAGAACATGAAACAGTTTCACGCTAGTAACAACAATCTTGATAGTCTACCAAACTCATTTGGAAATGTAACCACCTTAGAGGTTGTTTCCCTGAATAACAACCGTTTGAGTTCCCTGCCTGAATCTTTTGGAAACTTGGTCAACATAAAAACATTGAATTTGGAGAGAAATAAGATGACAGTCCTTCCTTCCATCGTGTGCCAACTACAATATCTTATTCAgctaaatatttcaggaaacaAGATTGTGACTTTACCACAGAAGATTTCACAGATGATAAATCTCAAAGAGCTGTCTCTCTGCGACAACAGGTTGACCTCTTTACCTCCACAGCTCTTCAACCTTGCCAATATGGAAATTCTAAACCTATCTGGC from Alosa alosa isolate M-15738 ecotype Scorff River chromosome 20, AALO_Geno_1.1, whole genome shotgun sequence includes the following:
- the LOC125285666 gene encoding IgGFc-binding protein-like, with the protein product MGDPHFRTFDGYFYNFMGNCTYIMSKNCDIDYHHPPFEVDVTNKVLPNSRLTAVSEVTINIYGFKIQMVRSQLGRITVNGQVWVLPVSFTNTLGTIKMAQSGLSVVLWVDFGMTVQYDWEEYVAVTMPSGFMGKVCGLCGNFNGNKEDDLALSNGTLTKSVTELGRSWMVPSVEGEDYCQDECTGECTECSFGKRMAADMFCGVMTPILDFQFRDCHALIDPSIFFDMCKFDHCRGGGLKDYLCRILQVYTDACQRAGIKVHNWRHLARCADPNCPANSHFEQCGDACQPTCLGNTTCDIPCVQTCICDEGYIRSGNKCISKTKLCLDNKLVE